The genomic window CTCATTGCTCATTGCCCGGTACTCATTGCTTATCATAGGTTTTTCCTCATAGCTGATTTGTCTTAGATTTACACTCATTGCTCATTGCTTTAAACTCATTGCTTCTTATAATGAACGGCCATCACCTTAAACTCCTGAAAGAACTCTCAGAAAACAACACCCAGTCCCAGCGTGAACTGTCAAGAAAACTCGGTGTAAGCCTGGGCAGCGTGAACTTCGTCCTGAGCAATCTCCTCGATGCAGGACTCATCAGGGCTAAGAGATTCAAGAATTCAAAGAACAAGGCAGCCTACATGTACATCCTGACCCCTGAAGGCATAAAAAGCAGGATGCAGCTAAGCCGTGATTTCCTGCAGAGGAAAATGGTCGAATATGAGAAGTTAAAGATGGAAATCGAGGAATTAAAGAAGGATCTCAGAAACTCGACTATTCCACGTGGAGA from Nitrospirota bacterium includes these protein-coding regions:
- a CDS encoding MarR family EPS-associated transcriptional regulator — its product is MNGHHLKLLKELSENNTQSQRELSRKLGVSLGSVNFVLSNLLDAGLIRAKRFKNSKNKAAYMYILTPEGIKSRMQLSRDFLQRKMVEYEKLKMEIEELKKDLRNSTIPRGDGNADAGD